A genomic segment from Saprospiraceae bacterium encodes:
- a CDS encoding ABC transporter permease has protein sequence MLRNYLTVALRNLWKHKFYSIINILGLAIGLACFLFIFLFIRDELSYDRYHQKADRTYRVNFDGFAFEQELHFAVVGASLGPTILEEYPEVEQQCRFRQRGSFAVRYEDQSYTEDKWIYADSTLFDVFSFELVKGNPRSALKEPFTIVISEEIAKKYFGEADPIGKSLTANNDRLYRVTGVMKEMPKNTHFNFNMLASMASLEESRNNMWLSNNFQTYIVLKEGVDPAIVDAKFDKLVRDHVGPEIEQFMGKTYDDLLAAGSFITFSLFPMPKIHLYSDKQAELGATSDIKYIYIFSFVGLFILLLACINFMNLSTARSASRAKEVGMRKVVGAGRSQLIFQFLSESVIITFLGFLLAIVLLVSLLSKFNTLSGKELTFSQINHPGLWAMMLGMVLFVGVVAGSYPAFYLSAFKPIAVLKGRLIKKIGQQVSLRSVLVIFQFAITVALIVGTMIISSQLNYIQNKKLGFNKEQVLILNNFYTLGNNCQAFKDEILKNPQVINASMSSSLPTPSSRNTSATFLGRTPDPTKTHVVQLFTVDQEYIPTLGMEIVQGRAFSREFPSDSSAVILNESAVAMYGLEEPLGQEISVFSGGTPENPEINTTKVIGVVKNFHFESLRSEIGPLALFLGTSRGNLSIKLKAGDIPSFISAVQQKWNEMGPGQPFDYNFMDEEFATVYESETRIGQIFSVFTFLAIFIACLGLFGLATFTAEQRTKEVGIRKVIGASISRIFVLLTVEIMKWVLIANLIALPVAYYFMGKWLEGFAYPVDLHWLTFIMALVLSLFIALLTVSYQALRTAWMKPVRSLRYE, from the coding sequence ATGTTAAGAAATTACCTGACTGTTGCTTTGCGCAACTTGTGGAAGCACAAGTTTTATTCCATTATCAATATCTTAGGTTTGGCCATCGGCCTGGCTTGTTTCCTCTTCATTTTTCTCTTCATCCGCGATGAATTGAGTTATGATCGTTACCATCAAAAAGCCGATCGGACTTACCGCGTTAATTTTGATGGGTTTGCTTTTGAGCAGGAATTGCATTTTGCGGTGGTAGGTGCTTCTTTAGGGCCAACTATTCTGGAAGAATACCCTGAGGTGGAGCAGCAATGCCGCTTCAGACAGCGAGGGAGTTTTGCTGTTCGTTATGAAGACCAAAGCTATACGGAAGATAAATGGATCTATGCAGATTCTACCTTGTTTGACGTTTTTTCATTTGAACTAGTGAAGGGAAATCCGCGGAGTGCCTTGAAAGAGCCTTTCACTATCGTTATTAGCGAAGAAATTGCAAAAAAGTATTTTGGTGAAGCCGATCCCATTGGCAAAAGCTTGACGGCAAATAATGACAGATTGTATCGCGTGACGGGTGTGATGAAGGAAATGCCCAAAAATACCCATTTCAATTTTAATATGTTGGCCTCCATGGCCTCTTTGGAAGAGAGCCGCAATAATATGTGGTTGAGTAATAATTTTCAAACTTATATTGTATTGAAGGAAGGTGTTGATCCCGCCATCGTGGACGCAAAGTTCGATAAGTTGGTTCGCGACCATGTTGGGCCAGAAATAGAGCAATTTATGGGTAAAACATATGACGATCTGTTGGCGGCTGGCAGTTTTATCACGTTTTCTCTATTTCCAATGCCAAAGATTCACCTGTATTCGGATAAGCAGGCAGAACTTGGGGCTACCAGCGACATCAAATACATCTACATCTTTTCTTTTGTGGGCTTGTTTATTTTGCTGCTGGCCTGTATCAATTTTATGAATTTATCCACTGCGAGATCAGCCTCACGTGCGAAGGAGGTGGGGATGCGAAAGGTGGTGGGAGCCGGACGGTCGCAACTCATCTTCCAATTTCTGAGTGAGTCTGTTATCATTACTTTTCTTGGTTTTTTATTGGCGATTGTTTTGCTGGTTTCGCTCTTGTCCAAATTCAATACCCTGTCAGGAAAAGAGTTGACTTTTTCCCAAATTAACCATCCGGGTTTATGGGCCATGATGTTGGGGATGGTGCTATTTGTAGGTGTTGTAGCGGGAAGTTATCCTGCGTTTTACCTGTCTGCCTTTAAACCCATAGCGGTCTTGAAAGGTCGGTTGATTAAAAAGATAGGTCAACAGGTTTCTTTGCGCTCCGTGTTAGTTATCTTCCAATTTGCCATTACGGTTGCTTTGATTGTCGGCACCATGATTATCTCTAGTCAATTGAACTACATTCAAAACAAGAAACTGGGTTTTAACAAAGAACAGGTATTGATCCTTAATAATTTTTACACCCTTGGGAATAATTGCCAGGCGTTCAAAGATGAAATCCTGAAAAATCCGCAGGTGATCAATGCCTCCATGAGCAGTTCGCTGCCAACGCCCTCCTCCCGCAATACCTCGGCTACCTTCCTCGGCCGCACCCCCGACCCTACCAAAACCCATGTTGTTCAATTGTTTACCGTCGACCAGGAATACATCCCTACCCTTGGCATGGAGATCGTGCAAGGACGAGCCTTTTCCCGGGAATTCCCTTCCGACTCTTCTGCGGTTATTCTCAATGAATCAGCGGTTGCCATGTATGGCCTTGAAGAGCCACTGGGTCAGGAAATTAGTGTCTTTTCTGGGGGTACGCCAGAAAACCCGGAGATAAACACCACAAAGGTGATCGGGGTCGTGAAGAATTTTCACTTTGAATCCTTGCGTAGTGAAATTGGTCCACTGGCCCTGTTTTTAGGTACCAGTCGAGGCAATTTATCTATCAAGCTAAAAGCAGGTGACATTCCATCCTTTATTTCAGCAGTCCAACAAAAATGGAACGAGATGGGCCCCGGACAGCCCTTCGATTATAATTTCATGGACGAGGAATTTGCCACGGTCTATGAATCGGAAACGCGGATTGGGCAGATTTTCTCTGTTTTTACCTTCCTTGCTATTTTTATTGCTTGCTTGGGACTATTTGGATTGGCCACTTTCACTGCCGAACAGCGGACCAAAGAGGTGGGTATTCGCAAGGTTATTGGTGCTTCTATCAGCCGTATTTTTGTGTTGCTTACGGTTGAAATTATGAAGTGGGTGCTGATCGCTAACCTGATTGCTTTGCCTGTTGCTTACTATTTTATGGGTAAATGGCTGGAAGGCTTTGCTTATCCGGTTGATCTCCATTGGCTGACCTTCATCATGGCTTTGGTGTTGAGCCTGTTTATTGCGCTGCTGACGGTGAGCTATCAAGCACTGCGGACGGCTTGGATGAAGCCGGTGCGGTCTTTGCGGTATGAGTAG